In Limanda limanda chromosome 21, fLimLim1.1, whole genome shotgun sequence, a genomic segment contains:
- the mrpl10 gene encoding large ribosomal subunit protein uL10m: MAATLCSKFLQKRGWLPLTQSVRHGSKAVTRHRKPFHILRQKLMAVTKYVPPERVVPPGAYPSASKRVQEDSALTLLLKRDLEKVFQDCKMVAVVQNSASSAEDMMLLKNRLFKHGIIVKFFPNQVTRSFLMETVHSNMAPLFIGPTVLFISKEPKVKEMLKALRSSPQMTLLGACIEDTLLSVDGIVSYSKLPSVAVVQGQLVSGLTLLTSLTASLLQRHPAHLSALLQQHVRQQSPDSNAA, translated from the exons ATGGCGGCGACCTTGTGTTCGAAGTTTCTACAGAAACGAG GATGGCTTCCGCTCACACAGAGTGTCCGACACGGATCCAAGGCCGTCACCAGACACCGGAAACCCTTTCACATCCTCCGGCAGAAGCTCATGGCCGTGACCAAGTACGTTCCCCCGGAGAGGGTCGTTCCTCCGGGCGCGTACCCGTCCGCCAGCAAGAGGGTCCAGGAG GATAGCGCTCTGACGCTGCTCCTGAAGAGGGATCTGGAGAAGGTGTTCCAGGACTGTAAGATGGTGGCTGTGGTGCAGAACAGCGCCAGCAGCGCCGAGGACATGATGCTTCTCAAGAACAGACTTTTCAAACATGGCATCATCGTCAAGTTCTTCCCAAACCAG GTGACTCGGTCCTTCCTGATGGAAACCGTCCACAGCAACATGGCTCCTCTGTTCATCGGCCCGACGGTTCTGTTCATCAGTAAAGAGCCGAAGGTGAAGGAGATGCTGAAGGCTCTGAGGTCCAGTCCCCAGATGACTCTACTGG GCGCCTGCATAGAGGACACGCTGCTGAGTGTGGACGGGATCGTGAGCTACTCCAAGCTGCCGTCGGTGGCTGTGGTCCAGGGTCAGCTGGTGAGCGGCCTGACGCTGCTGACCTCCCTCACGGCCTCCCTGCTGCAGCGCCACCCGGCCCACCTGTCggcgctgctgcagcagcacgTCCGGCAGCAGAGCCCGGACAGCAACGCCGCGTAG
- the pnpo gene encoding pyridoxine-5'-phosphate oxidase, with protein MRRVHSPTLFSWFGLFCRNRPRPVRVPADQRAACAARLCSKTSADTSIMDLSDMRKKYKGDEECFEENQLVSLDPIKQFGNWFDEATSCPEIGEANAMCIATATKDGRPSARMVLLKGYDHHGFRFFTNYESRKGSELESNPNACLVFYWAPLNRQIRIEGTVERIPAQSSSDYFHSRPKSSQIGAVVSRQSTAVPDRDFLRQKNAELEEKYKDTEVPMPDYWGGYVVKPHSMEFWQGQTNRLHDRIVFTKPAHGEPEPGEFQRAAAGDWVYQRLSP; from the exons ATGAGGCGCGTACACAGTCCGACTCTATTCAGCTGGTTCGGTTTATTCTGCAGGAACCGTCCGCGTCCCGTGCGCGTGCCCGCGGATCAACGAGCAGCTTGTGCAGCGAGACTCTGCAGCAAAACATCCGCGGACACGAGCATCATGGACCTGAGCGACATGAGGAAGAAATACAAGGGAGAcgaggag TGTTTTGAGGAGAATCAGCTCGTGTCTCTGGACCCGATCAAGCAGTTTGGAAACTGGTTCGATGAAGCCACCAGCTGCCCTGAGATCGGAGAGGCCAACGCCATGTGCATCGCCACGGCAACCAA GGACGGACGCCCGTCTGCTCGCATGGTTCTCCTGAAGGGCTACGACCACCACGGGTTCCGCTTCTTCACCAACTACGAGAGCAGGAAGGGTTCGGAGCTG GAGAGTAATCCCAACGCCTGCCTGGTTTTCTACTGGGCACCTCTGAACAGACAG ATCCGTATCGAGGGCACGGTGGAGCGGATCCCGGCCCAGAGCTCCAGCGACTACTTCCACTCCCGGCCGAAGAGCAGCCAGATCGGGGCGGTTGTGAGCCGACAGAGCACGGCTGTTCCCGACAGAGAC TTTCTGAGGCAGAAAAACGCAGAACTGGAGGAGAAGTACAAGGACACGGAGGTGCCGATGCCTGATTACTG GGGGGGCTACGTGGTCAAACCTCACTCCATGGAGTTCTGGCAGGGTCAGACCAACCGACTGCACGACCGCATCGTCTTCACCAAGCCGGCGCACGGCGAGCCAGAGCCGGGGGAGTTCCAACGCGCTGCGGCCGGAGACTGGGTGTATCAGCGTCTGTCTCCATGA
- the prr15lb gene encoding proline-rich protein 15-like protein B, which yields MAESSWWKLTFSRKKKSESKVLYEIPAEYGSNTGNKEHSGGNPPADHLDSQLNARLEKIVDKSATKGRHVKVSHSGRFKEKKKVRATLAENPTLFSEHSLSDENHKKKTDK from the coding sequence ATGGCCGAATCCAGCTGGTGGAAGCTGACCTTCTCCCGCAAGAAGAAGTCCGAGTCCAAGGTCCTGTACGAGATCCCGGCCGAGTACGGCAGCAACACCGGGAACAAGGAGCACTCGGGCGGCAACCCCCCCGCGGACCACCTGGACAGCCAGCTCAACGCCCGGCTGGAGAAGATCGTGGACAAATCTGCCACCAAGGGCCGGCACGTCAAGGTGTCCCACTCCGGCCGCttcaaggagaagaagaaggtccGCGCCACGCTGGCCGAGAACCCCACGCTGTTCTCCGAGCACAGCCTCAGCGACGAGAaccacaaaaagaaaactgacaaATAA
- the cdk5rap3 gene encoding CDK5 regulatory subunit-associated protein 3, translating to MEQNIQSIPIDIQSSKLLDWLLDRRHCDLKWQNAVKTIREKINVAIQDMPENQEITQLLSGSYIHYFHCLRIVEILRGTEASSKNIFGRYSSQRMKDWQEIVSLYEADNVYLAEVASLLSRNVSYEGPALRKQLAKAQQLQQELSRREVECQSSAADLRERYYAACKQYGITGENVARELQALVKDLPAVLEEVGKDSGKLEEQIRLYATFTNFVCEWSEPVLPMLTFAQTRGNTTFYEWRTGKVPTVVERPVDEAAPSGSATDDMIDWGDFGQGADSAGVNSGIAVEDGIDWGISVEPNSEDAGAGGIDWGDSEAAPIEIEIVDVGTDCPEGVARGEDASSLLENSQSRSQFIDELMELEVFLTQRLSEMGEEGDVVSMSQFQLAPSIIQSQTQKHVREMLSQVQDLLHRLTTLRMQHLFMIQASPRYVERVSEVLRQKLKQAEILVLKGATMVEKRQEALEEQSRLEPRVDLLAGCTRDLQKLIEADVSKRYNNRPVNLMGVSL from the exons ATGGAG CAGAATATTCAGAGCATTCCCATCGACATCCAGAGCAGTAAACTTCTGG attGGCTCCTGGACCGACGCCACTGTGACCTGAAATGGCAAAACGCAGTGAAAACCATCCGGGAGAAGATCAATGTTGCCATCCAGGACATGCCCGAGAACCAGGAGATCACACAGCTTCTGTCCGGCTCCT ACATTCACTACTTCCACTGCTTGAGAATCGTGGAGATCCTCAGGGGAACAGAGGCTTCGTCTAAGAACATCTTCGGCAGATATTCATCTCAGAGGATGAAG GACTGGCAGGAGATTGTGTCTCTTTATGAAGCAGATAATGTCTATCTGG CGGAGGTCGCCAGTCTGCTGAGTCGCAACGTGAGCTACGAAGGCCCGGCTCTCAGGAAGCAGTTGGCCAAagcccagcagctgcagcaggagctgagCCGACGGGAGGTGGAGTGTCAGAGCTCAGCGGCCGACCTGAGGGAACGATACTACGCTGCGTGCAAACAGTACGGCATCACC GGAGAGAATGTGGCTCGTGAGCTTCAGGCTCTGGTCAAAGATCTACCCGCCGTTCTTGAGGAAGTCGGGAAGGATTCGGGGAAATTGGAGGAGCAAATCCGACTCTACGCCACTTTCACAAACTTCGTATGCGAGTG GTCTGAACCGGTCCTGCCCATGCTGACGTTCGCCCAGACGAGAGGAAACACAACGTTCTACGAGTGGCGAACAGGGAAAGTCCCCACAGTTGTTGAGAGGCCGGTTGATGAGGCGGCTCCTTCTGGCTCAGCCACAGACGACATG ATCGACTGGGGCGACTTTGGACAAGGAGCCGACTCCGCGGGGGTTAATTCTGGCATCGCTGTGGAGGATGGTATAGACTGGGGTATCAGCGTGGAGCCAAACTCTGAG GACGCTGGGGCCGGCGGTATCGACTGGGGcgacagtgaagcagctccgatAGAAATTGAGATCGTAGATGTGGGAACAGACT GTCCAGAGGGCGTGGCCCGGGGGGAGGATGCTTCCAGTCTGCTGGAGAACTCCCAGTCACGCAGCCAGTTCATCGATGAGCTCATGGAG ctggaggtgTTCCTCACCCAGCGCCTCAGTGAGATGGGAGAAGAGGGAGACGTGGTTTCCATGAGCCAGTTCCAGCTCGCTCCTTCCATCATCCAGAGCCAGACCCAGAAGCACGTCCGGGAGATGCTGTCCCAGGTGCAGGACCTTCTCCACCGGCTCACCACCCTCCGGATGCAGCACCTGTTCATGATCCAGGCCTCGCCCCG GTATGTCGAGCGTGTGTCCGAGGTGCTGAGACAGAAGCTGAAGCAGGCAGAGATCCTGGTGCTGAAGGGAGCCACGATGGTGGAGAAGAGGCAGGAGGCGCTGGAGGAGCAGTCCAGGCTGGAGCCGCGTGTGGACCTGCTGGCCGGGTGCACCAGAGACCTCCAGAAACTG ATCGAAGCCGACGTTTCAAAGCGATACAACAACAGACCTGTGAACCTGATGGGCGTCAGTTTATAA